ATCTACTGCCAATATGTTGAATATTGCAACCACCAGCCAGTTGAATTATATTCGCTTTGAGAATATTGAATTCTCAGGATATTTGGATAATGTCAGTGGGGGAACCAAAATAGGTTATATGTTTAATCAAAGTACAACCTGCACACTCGGAGAATTGAGCTTTACCAATTGTGTTATTCGTAATATCGGCAATACTCCTGTTCGTTTGAAAGATGCTCCGGTTAAAACAATTTCAAATCTTTCATTTGATAAATATAAAATTTTTGATATCGAAAATTCCAGCGTTTATGCCTTTGTGAACAACAATGTCGCCGGTTGTTCCATAACTAACATCAGTTTTACCAACAGTACGGTTTATAATTTTGCCGTTTCTATTGTTCTTCATACTACAGCCAATTCCAATTCTGTTACGCTGCAGAATTGTACCTTTAATGAGATTTCCACTTCGGGAACCGGAACATCCATCAGGTATATCATTGATTACAACACTTATACTGTTACCAACGGAGTAACCATCCAAAATTGTATTTTTGGCAGTACCCCAAGGGCATATACGGATGGCGTAAGGGTAAGTACAAGTACCAATAAACTGATTTCAGGATTCTATTTCACAAGTGATTATAAGGATAATAATGCCGCAACAACATTTTCTATCATGGGAAGTTTAACGGCATATTCAGGTTCATCAACCGCATTGTTTAAAGCCCCGACAAACGGTGATTTTACGATTATTGATGCAGGATTCGCCGGAAAGAGTAATGCCGGTGATCCGCGCTGGAGGCCCTAAATTATTTTTACTACACTAACCCAGGGGAAGAGCTGCTTGTTTTTTGGCAGCTCTTCCTTTTTTATTCTTTGTCAAAGAATAATATAATTTTGTCATTATTTCAGCACAGTTAATTGAAATATTATTTTATAACTTTGAAGCACCAAAAACTCAATTTGCTTTCGGGTTCGATCCCTATATGAAAGCGATATGAAATGTTTGACTTATTACACCTAAATGCCTATGTTCCGTAAAGTAAATAGGGGAACGTTCCGTTTTGAATTTGCTGTCTCTTTCATTTTCTTTTTACTGATTAATCTGAATATTTCAGGACAAGGTATTCAGATGTCTTTCGATCATTTGACTGTGGATGACGGGCTTTCACAAAGCTGTGTTTTTTCTATTGCCCAGGATTCAAAAGGTTTTATGTGGTTTGGTACCCGGGATGGCTTGAATAAATATGACTCTCATGCCTTTAAAGAATATAAACATAATCAGAAAGATCCAAACAGTCTGATTGGCAGTGTGATATTTTCACTTTTATCGGATAAACAGGGAACCTTATGGGTGGGAACCAATAATGGACTAAGTATTTATAATTCCCAAAAAGACAACTTCACAAATCTGGTCAATAATCCTAAAGACCCTAATTCGCTCAGTCAGAATGGGATTATGTATATCTTGGAGGACAGGAGCCACCATATTTGGGTAGGTACAAGAAATGGGTTAAATCTTTTGATTTCAAGAAATCCTTACCGTTTTAAACGTTTTCTGTATTATCCCCGCCAGGAAAATTATGTGCATTATATTTTTCAGGATAGGGCCGGAATCATCTGGGTAGGGACTGAAAGGGGCTTGTTCGAACTTATAAGTACAGGCAAGGACCAAAGTTATAAGATTTGTTGCTACAGACATAGCAACAACAATGTCAATAGCCTGAGTCATGATTATATTAATGCCATTTCAGAGGATTTCTCGGGCTCAATTTGGGTAGGAACCGAAAAAGGTGGGATAAATCTTTTAGATAAAAAGACGGGCAAGTTTACTTCCGCCCTTAACAGCAAGGCAGAACTCTTTCATCTCGATGAGACAATCCGTTTCCTGAAACTTGATCCAGGTGGAAACATGTGGATGGGAACCATGTCTTCCGGCGTCTTTGTCCTCAACAGGCAGGGAAAGAAAATAGCAGAGTTGAGGAACAGTCCTGATAATTCAGAGTCTTTAAGCGACAACTCCATACGTTCTATATTTATTGACCGTGATCGATCTTTCTGGATTGGTACTTTCTTCGGCGGAATTAATTTCTACAGTCCGAAGTGTAGAAAATTCAGCAGTTTTAAACAGGTCGAAAAAGGTTTTCATCTC
This genomic stretch from Bacteroidota bacterium harbors:
- a CDS encoding DUF5123 domain-containing protein gives rise to the protein MNQYSDQDILEKLKSDNEAALDYLFLAYYEKLCIYAFTVLKNKDIAEEIVQDVFVKLWKQHRKLNIETSIKAYLFRTVHKHCINYFVIKPGSYNIGSTAFNLTKNIKIRGLYRDTLPVIHMSGATSTANMLNIATTSQLNYIRFENIEFSGYLDNVSGGTKIGYMFNQSTTCTLGELSFTNCVIRNIGNTPVRLKDAPVKTISNLSFDKYKIFDIENSSVYAFVNNNVAGCSITNISFTNSTVYNFAVSIVLHTTANSNSVTLQNCTFNEISTSGTGTSIRYIIDYNTYTVTNGVTIQNCIFGSTPRAYTDGVRVSTSTNKLISGFYFTSDYKDNNAATTFSIMGSLTAYSGSSTALFKAPTNGDFTIIDAGFAGKSNAGDPRWRP